GGCCTTCCCGCTTATTCCACGGTGGTGACCTCAGCTCTTCAGCCTGATGGAAAGATCCTGGTAGGCGGGCCTTTTATCTACACGACGAATTCCGGAACGGGTAGTGGGGTCGCTCGATTAAACTCAAACGGTAGCCTGGACGAAAGTTTTCGCGCCTCCATTTCAGGGCGGGTTGAATATCTGATCCTTCAAGAAGATGGCAAAATAATCGCGGGGAGTCAAAAAGCGGTCTTGAGTGTCGGGGGAGGAACTGCAACGCATCTGGTGAGGCTCAATAGCGACGGATCTTTGGACTCGACCTACGCCCCAGTGTTTGGGCCAGCGAACCTCAATTCCACCTTGTTGAAAGCATTGGCTTTGCAAAAAGATGGTAAGCTCATTGTTGGCGGAGCATTTACCACCGTCAGTGGCGCAGCAAAGACTCGCCTAGCTCGTTTGAATACAGATGGTACTTTGGATACCGGTTTTAGCCCTGATCCAAATAACACTGTTGATTCTTTGGCATTGAAAAATGATCAGCTCTATGTCTTGGGTTATTTTACTCAAATTGCGGGCATCACTCAGTCTTACCTCGCCAGACTCAATCTCGATGGTAGCTGCGACACTGCGTTTTTGCCTTATGTGTCTAGAAAAGATGGAATGAAAATAGAGTCTAATGGGGATATTAGAATATTTTCAAAAAGTAATGCGCAAATGTATGATGAGGTAGCGAGTCAGTATTATAACATACCTTGTATGGCTAGCACTCGAATTTCTTCGGTAGGGGCCATTCTAAGTGATGGTAATGCACTTTATTCTTGGTGGGAAAATCGGTCGGGTCAAATGGCTTTCGGAATCACATTTAACTCAGAACAGTTTGGGCCTTATCAAGGCGTTATTTATGGGGAAGCCTTTGCGGACGGATCCCAGGACTATCGACTGAGTAATTATGTCACGGCTGGTGCAACGATGCAGGAAAACAATGGAGTGCTGCTGCACGTTTATCCTTCGGAATACTCTGCTAATGATACCTCTCTGATCGGTCGAGTATCAATGCCTAGTTTTAGTCCTAGTTTGCAGATTGATTCGAATGGATTGATTACTTGGAATAGATCCGGTAGCCTTGGATTTCCGCGGGGAGACTACGCCAAGTTTCAAGTTTCTTATGACTCTGGACTTTCATGGTCAGATCTTGGCTATGGCACTTTAACGAACATCTATGGCAATCAATGGCAGTATTCTGGCTCCGTTTTGCCTGATTCTGCGATTGTTCGAACAAGAAGCCCCGTGCAAGGGGGGTATTTGGGGATTTCTCAAGGCTTCAGCGGGATGCAGCTTAAAGTCGGTGCCGACGTTTATATCTCTTCAGGCAGCGAAAGCATTCCAGACGGTGCCACCAGCGCGAGTCTGGCATACAATACCTTATTCGATCCAACTTTAGTTTCCCCCGTTAATGCGTATGTGACGAAGACTTACACGATTCGGAACACGGGGGCAAAAGATGCCACAGTCTCGAGTATCACGGTAAGTGGAACTCATGCCGCCGATTTTACCGTGGGTGGGCTTTCGCTTCCAACCACCGTCACGACTTCGACTCCCAAAACTTTTACACTCACCTTTAATCCAAGTGCGATCGGGACGAGAACGGCGACCATTACCGTAACCAATAGTGATGCCACGAAGGGTGCTTATGATTTTGTCGTGAGTGGCGAGGGCGTTGAGCCTGAGATTAACCTCAAAGGCAATGATTTAGGTATTGTGAATGGAGATGCGACCCCATCATCGTCTGACGGAACTGATTTTGGTCCTGGAATCTATGTTCCTCAATTGGTTAAAACTTTTGTCATTGAAAATGCGGGAACGGGTCCGTTGACTGTGTCCAGCATTGGTTTAAGCGGACCCAATGCGTCAAACTTTTCGGTGACTCAAATCTCAGGTGGAACGGTCGCTCCAGGGCAGAGCAAAAGCTTCGATGTGCTGTTTTATCCTGCCAGCCCTCTTGGAGCGCATTATGCCACGGTGACAATCAATAGCAATGACGCCGACGAAGCTGCTTATACTTTCACGGTGAAGGCAGAGGGTATCGAGCCTGAAATCAACGTGAAAGGCAACGGTGTAACGATTGTCGATGGAGACACAACTCCTTCCGTGTCAGATGATACTGATTATGGTCCTGCGGTGGCGCTTCCCGAGCGTGTCAAAACCTTTACCATCGAGAATAGCGGGAGTGGTCCGCTGATCATTTCTAACATTGCTCTCACTGGGGTGAACGCGGCGGATTTCGGGGTCAGTCAAATTACGGGTCCGATTTTACCTGGAGAGAGCCGCACCTTTAATGTGACCTTGTACCCGAGCGCTCCAGGGCCGCGGTCTGCCACTATCATCATCTATAGTAACGACACCAATGAAGCCGCTTACGATTATGCGATCCTCGGGCAAGGTGTGGAAGGCTGGCAACTGCCTTCTTACGCCGTCAACTTTAGCACGGCGCAATCGATCCCTATCACGACCTCCAGCATCGTGGACCTATCGGGCCGTGAACTGCAAATCAGCTTGTCTTTTGCTCCTGCGACTGGGGCGAGTCTGAAGGTCATTAACAACACGGGGTTGAACTTCATTTCGGGCTCTTACGTCGGTATGGCGCATGGCAGCCAGGTGATTTTAAGTTATGGTAGCCTTTCGTATGTTTTTGTTGCCAACTACTACGGGGGTGACGGCAACGATCTCGTACTGCAATGGGCGGGCTCACGCCCCTACGGTTGGGGTTTTAATACTCAAGGCAGTTTGGGAGATGGTGTTAAAACAAATCGCACCACACCCGTGGCTACGTTGAACACGGGCGTTCTCGCAGGCAAGACAATCCTTAGCATTGCTACAGGCGGCACTCATACCCTCGCGCTGACTTCAGAGGGTAAAGTCTATGCCTGGGGGGACAATGCAAATCGTCAACTTGGCAATGGCTTGACGGGCACTCCCGGCACGACCGATAGCGCGAGCCCCATCGCCGTCTTTGATGGGGCAGGCTCAGCTCTTGCGGACAAGACGGTAGTCGCTATCGCTGCGGGTCTCTATCATAGCTTAGCTCTCTGCTCGGACGGGAATGTGGCCGCTTGGGGATATAACACCACTGGACAATTGGGAAATGGAACCACGACGGCCACAAGCATTCCAACTCTAGTGACCAAGGCCACCGGTTCTGCCCTCAATGGAAAAACCGTGGTGCGTATTGCTAGTGGCAGCGGCGCCTTTCACAGCCTGGCTTTATGTTCCGATGGTAGCCTTGCTGCCTGGGGGCGTAACACGGCTCGTTGCCTGGGCAGTAATTCAGCAACGGCGTCTTTCAGTGTTCCTCAATCGGTCAATACTAGCACTGGAGCATTGGCTGGGAAGACTGTGATCGGTATCTCCGCAGGACTAAATTTCAGCCTAGCGCTATGCTCTGATAGTAGCATTGCAGCATGGGGAGACAACGGTAGCCGTCAACTCGGCAACGGCCTCACGGGCACTCCTGGTAGCGCGGATGCCTATGTGCCTATCAATACAAGCCTCGGTTCGCTACTCAGTGGCGGCCTAACCATCACCCAAATAGCTGCGGGAGAGCTTCATGGGCTAGCCTTGCGAAGTGATGGCAAAGTGATAAGTTGGGGAGCGAATACCAATGGAAAGCTTGGCGATGGCACCACCACGGCGACTTCTACGCCAGCCCTCGTTAACACCGACAGTGGCAGTTCCAGTCTCTATAACAAAACGGTCACAGCCATCTCTGCCGGGGAAAATCATAGCTACGCGCTTTGCTCAGACGGCAGCGTCCATGCCTGGGGGCATAACAATGTGGGGCAGATAGGTCAAGGAACGACGACGCCCGCAACGAATTCTCTCCCGCTGGTCGTGCTTGCTGGAGAAATGGGAGTCAGTCAAAAACACGTCAGCACGTCCTCGGGCCTGGATCATGCGATAACGCTTGTCGCAGAACCGCAAGCTGTAATGGCTGTTGAGTCTCCCAACGATGTGCAACTCAGTCATGGCCAGACCTTAGACTTTGGCCAAACCTTTTTCGCTACTGGAGTGACCTCGTATAATAGCGGGATTAGCTCTCAGACGATTCGCATTGAAAATCATGGGGTGGGTATTCTGTCTGGGATTACGATGAGTAAGCTTAACGACAGCTCATCAAGTTACAGCGTTAGTTCATCTCTACCTACGGCACTGAGTTCGGGCCAATACGGGACCTTCGTCATCAATTTCAATCCTAGCGCAATCGGCACGCATACCGCAGTTGTGAGAATCACTGCCACAGTATTCGGAATCGCGAAAAACTTTGATTTGAATTTAACAGGCATCGGCTCAGACAGCGTGTTTTCTGCAAATTACGTCACTGGAAGTGAAGTCCCTATAACGGCGACTTCTTTGAATGCCTCTGGCAAATCCATTCATATCAATTTCACCGGATCGACAGCGCCGCCAGTGATCAAAGTGGTCGAATTGACACCTAGCTCTGCATTCATTGAAGGTTTCTTCACGGATCTTCCTGATAATGAAATCATTTCGATTGTGATTGGCGGACAGACTTACTCATACATCGCCAACTACTACGGAGGAACGGGCAATGATTTGATCCTGGAACGCCTAGATTTCACGTTGTCTACGGACGGAGATTCGGATGGGCTAACGAACCTGCATGAGTTTAGATTTGGTACGCATCCACAGGATTACACCAGCTTCACGAGACCAGTCACGTGGTCGAATCTAAACAACACTGTCAAGGATGATGCCATCGGATCTTTAACCAAAAACGGCGGTGTTGCAGGTAGCTGGGATGCGGATGGTGTGAGTCAGGTCGAGTTCGTTGCGAATGGCGTTGTTGTATTTTCCGTCAAACCTGAAAGCGATTTGGCCGTCGGGTTATCAGCTGCAAATGTGGATCGTCATTTTTCAACATTCACCCATGCGATCAAGTTCAGTCCGGCAGGTGCAGAAGTTTATGAGTCAGGTGTTCAAAAGGTAAATCTTGGAGGATATGGTCTCAAAACGACCTTTTCGATTAGGAGGACTGGGCAGTATGTGGAGTATTTGAAAAACCGTAAAGTGATTTACACTTCGTCTGTTGCCAGCTCGGGTGAAGTTATCGTAGATACTTCTTTAGCTTCTTTGGTGGGGGGGATAGAAACGGCCCACATCGTCACCAATGATCTTGATGAGGACGGCCTGCCTGACTTTTGGGAGAAGGTCCGCACTCCAGGCGGATATGGTTGGGACGCCGTATTAGCACTTTTGCCCGAGAATGATGATGACGAAGATTCTTTGACCAATTTACAAGAGTATGAATGGGATACTTTTCCATTTGATTCCGACAGTGATAATGATGGCTTGCCGGATGGGTGGGAGGTGACCTATGGTTTAAACCCTCGTAATTCGGACGAGAATCAAAATGGCGTTATAGATGGGCTAGATGACTTTGATCGCCCTGATGGGTTGAGTAATGCGTTGGAGTATTTACATGGAACGCATCCCAAAAATCATGATACGGATGGGGATGGGCTCCTCGATGGCTGGGAAGTGATGCATGGCCTTGATCCATTGGACCCGGATCAAAACGGAAATGGAATGATCGACTCAGAAGACAATTTCGACAGTGATCAGTTGTTAAATTTTCAGGAACATCTTGCGGGCACTTCACCTTGGGTAGCAGATACGGATGAAGATGGGGTTCCTGATCATGAGGAATTCTATTCGGCCTTTCCTGCGAGTATGGACGCCGATGGCGACGGTCTTACCGATACTGAAGAGATCGCTTTGGGGAGTGATCCGAATGATTGGCGTTCGACGCCTTATATTCAGTTTCAAGTAACTACCCCACTACGTTGAAAATAACTCGCGTGTCATCTCAAATGTATTCCAAATTTCCTGGTCCAATGTCTATTAAGATCCTCGCTTGTTTTGTTTTGTCGTTAGCGACGACATTGTTTGCTGAGCCAGACAGTCTTGACATCGTAGTTAATATCAGTGGGGTTAAGGGAAAAGTCGCGTTAGCAGGCTCCGCTCTTAAAAATGGTAACTCATTGAATTTAAAAATCGGCCCAGAATATGATTTGGTGTTTGATGAAGCAGAAGATGGAGCCGTGTTGTGCAGCGTTTGTGCAGGCAAGGCGGACATCATGGTTAAGGAGACCGTTACGACCATAGGTCCAAATGGGCCCGAAGGGGACACGTCCGCAGAACCAAGAAATGTAGGTCCATCAGCCGGATTTTTCTCCATGGCCAAACCAGAGCCTACTGGAGGTGGCGGCGATCCAGATCCCGAGCCATCTGATCCTGGTGAAGTGTTCACCTTGGTGAAGAAGTCCTATAAAATCAGTTTTGCGAAACCCGCAGCGCAACCTGAGATGGCGAATTTATTAGCTCGGGGGAGTGCCCCCTCAATGCTTACCGCGTCTCAAGAGCCTTTTGTGTCTGATCGACCTCTCATTGGCAGTGGCACGAGTTGTTGTTCGTCAGGTCTTTCAACGTCTCCTTCGGTTTCGTCCGTTGCAGCAACGGCTCATCCTGAGGAAGTGTCGGCCCCTCGAGCCCACTTTGAATTGCCCTTAGGGGGCTATTTAGAAGAGGGTGAAAAGCACGCTATGCCTTTTGGCAGCTTAGTGTTTGATGCCAGCTTGCTGGAAAACCCCGATTTTTCGGAAGATTGGCAGACATTACTCTCTTTCCGAGGAGAGGCAGGTCAATCTCATGTCTCTCATTTCTTGTCGGATCCTGTGGGGGAATTTCATATTTACAAGACCCCGAATTATGTGTTCAAGGCGACGGAAGAAGATGATATTATTTCGATCAAACAATACAGTGGCGAATTCTTCGATGAGTCATCGTTTGACGTGGTCGCTGAAGCTGAGCCACTTATTGCATATTACATCAAAAAAGTAGGATCGACTTTTGAATTCAAACAATTCAAAGGTAGCGATCTGAATCCAAGCATGACCCTTATTTATGAAGAAACGTTTGTGGCCAACACGGTTAGTACGGTGAAGTGGACATGGACAGAAAGCGGGGTCAAACAGCAAGAGGTAAATTCGAGGTTTGTGAACACAAGCCCTGGCGGTAGCCCCAGTGGAGAGGTATTTGCAGATGCTCTCATCTCGGAGACAAAGGAGACTTACGAGTTCAAGACTGGGGGTATCGTAAAGCAATTGACGCGTTATCATCAAACTCAACATGAGGTTTTTAGATACCAATTGTCAGGGGACCGTTTCATCAAGCTCAACTATGAAATTTCGGGTGTTGGGCTCGCTCAGCGAAAGAATGAATATTGGTATCGAGCGAACTCGGACTACATCGTTACTAAAACTTACCAGGGGTCTAGCCTTAATGAATTGGTAGGAACTCAAGTTAACCGGCCTACGGATGAGGTGATCGAACCTTGGCTCAGCACCGACGTTACTAGTTCTACAGGCGGGCGGATTCTGCGCAAAGACACTGGCGAGTTAGTTCATTTCACGCCAGGGGGAGCGCAGGATTATCAGCTTTATTGGCCTTCATCGGGTGATGAAAAGTCGTTATACACTTCAAGAAATGTCATGGATCCATGGGCCTCTTCATATGTCGCAGCAGATGGAACAGCTGCTCCCAATGGGGCTATCCGTGAAAGGGTCTATAAAATTAATATTTTGGGCCTTCCATCCAGCTGTAAGAAGCTCGGAATCAACTTTTATCACCCAGTCATGCCGAGTGCTATTGGAGGGCATTATTCCATTGTTGGCACAGAGCCTTTGTCGCCTCCATATGGATCTCCCAATGATACGTCAATCCCTGGTGAACTAGCCGCGCAAATCAACTCCTTGGGTGCGGTGACTCAATACACGCTTGAGGAGCCTTTTACATCTGAAGACGAGACGTTGTATCCGGTTGAGGGCGGGCCTTATACGACTGAAAGCGTTTTACATGATGTTAAAGGGGCTATTAACACAGATAGTTCAGGGCTTCCAATTTATGAAGGTTCCTTTAAACAGACTGGAAAGTCTTACAGAGTAAAAAAAGTTAGCGGTCCATATGGTGTTGTGAGTGAAACCACCGAAGTTTGGGATGGCACTGAATGGCAAACGATGACTTTTAAGTACTACACATATTCAAGTGCGGGTAAGCTGTTGTCCATTACTCAAGATGGCATTACCATTGAAAGCCGCGAATACCCAACAGATTTGAGCGAGACGGTGACTGATTCAATGGGGGTTTCAACGACTCGCACGGAGAACACCGCAGGCAGATTACTGAGTGTGAAAAGAGTGGGCGCACCAGCGTCGACTTGGCCTGCTCAGTCAGACATTCTGACCTCTTACTCGGAAACCTACAGTGCACCATCTAACGAGGTCACGACGATCCATCGTTCCGAGACGACATCTTCGGCAGGCTTGTCTCTGTCTCAACATTCGGGTTCAGAAATCGGAGGAACAACGCTTTATGAAACGAATGAAGCCGGTATCAGAACCGATTACCTCTATGGACTCAACGGTTCCTTGCTCACAGAGACAGCAAGCCGAGCTTCAGGAGATCACACTTTGGTCACATCAAGATATTTCGATGGCCGGATACGTGAGCTCTCGGGCACAGGCCAAGTCAGAAAACGATACTCATATGCGGTGACTGCTTCTGGAATCCAAGAAACTGAAGAGCTTCTGGATCCATCATCGACAGTGATAGCAACGAACACGCGGCTTCGGAGCGGAGATGGAGATCTACTCTCAGAAACGGTTGATGGTGTGACCACCACCTATACTTATGACGAGGCATGTCAGCTCGTTCGTAAGTCCGTCACAGGACAAGCGAACTATCTTTACCACTATGATTACCGTGGCTTCGCGGACAAGGAGGGTTATGATATCAACGGAGACAATGTCCTCACTCCAGGCTCGACAGACATCATCACAGAACGTGAGCGGTATTATGAACTTGATGCTGGTGATTGGTGGCTGGTCAATAAGGTCTCCCGTTACGTGACAGATGGCAACGGCACCCAAAAACTCACCACGACGAGCCGGGAAAAACA
The sequence above is a segment of the Prosthecobacter debontii genome. Coding sequences within it:
- a CDS encoding RCC1 domain-containing protein gives rise to the protein MNTCSSYPSSALRIWLFLFVVFLGGLRAAVPVLDPNFSVGLPAYSTVVTSALQPDGKILVGGPFIYTTNSGTGSGVARLNSNGSLDESFRASISGRVEYLILQEDGKIIAGSQKAVLSVGGGTATHLVRLNSDGSLDSTYAPVFGPANLNSTLLKALALQKDGKLIVGGAFTTVSGAAKTRLARLNTDGTLDTGFSPDPNNTVDSLALKNDQLYVLGYFTQIAGITQSYLARLNLDGSCDTAFLPYVSRKDGMKIESNGDIRIFSKSNAQMYDEVASQYYNIPCMASTRISSVGAILSDGNALYSWWENRSGQMAFGITFNSEQFGPYQGVIYGEAFADGSQDYRLSNYVTAGATMQENNGVLLHVYPSEYSANDTSLIGRVSMPSFSPSLQIDSNGLITWNRSGSLGFPRGDYAKFQVSYDSGLSWSDLGYGTLTNIYGNQWQYSGSVLPDSAIVRTRSPVQGGYLGISQGFSGMQLKVGADVYISSGSESIPDGATSASLAYNTLFDPTLVSPVNAYVTKTYTIRNTGAKDATVSSITVSGTHAADFTVGGLSLPTTVTTSTPKTFTLTFNPSAIGTRTATITVTNSDATKGAYDFVVSGEGVEPEINLKGNDLGIVNGDATPSSSDGTDFGPGIYVPQLVKTFVIENAGTGPLTVSSIGLSGPNASNFSVTQISGGTVAPGQSKSFDVLFYPASPLGAHYATVTINSNDADEAAYTFTVKAEGIEPEINVKGNGVTIVDGDTTPSVSDDTDYGPAVALPERVKTFTIENSGSGPLIISNIALTGVNAADFGVSQITGPILPGESRTFNVTLYPSAPGPRSATIIIYSNDTNEAAYDYAILGQGVEGWQLPSYAVNFSTAQSIPITTSSIVDLSGRELQISLSFAPATGASLKVINNTGLNFISGSYVGMAHGSQVILSYGSLSYVFVANYYGGDGNDLVLQWAGSRPYGWGFNTQGSLGDGVKTNRTTPVATLNTGVLAGKTILSIATGGTHTLALTSEGKVYAWGDNANRQLGNGLTGTPGTTDSASPIAVFDGAGSALADKTVVAIAAGLYHSLALCSDGNVAAWGYNTTGQLGNGTTTATSIPTLVTKATGSALNGKTVVRIASGSGAFHSLALCSDGSLAAWGRNTARCLGSNSATASFSVPQSVNTSTGALAGKTVIGISAGLNFSLALCSDSSIAAWGDNGSRQLGNGLTGTPGSADAYVPINTSLGSLLSGGLTITQIAAGELHGLALRSDGKVISWGANTNGKLGDGTTTATSTPALVNTDSGSSSLYNKTVTAISAGENHSYALCSDGSVHAWGHNNVGQIGQGTTTPATNSLPLVVLAGEMGVSQKHVSTSSGLDHAITLVAEPQAVMAVESPNDVQLSHGQTLDFGQTFFATGVTSYNSGISSQTIRIENHGVGILSGITMSKLNDSSSSYSVSSSLPTALSSGQYGTFVINFNPSAIGTHTAVVRITATVFGIAKNFDLNLTGIGSDSVFSANYVTGSEVPITATSLNASGKSIHINFTGSTAPPVIKVVELTPSSAFIEGFFTDLPDNEIISIVIGGQTYSYIANYYGGTGNDLILERLDFTLSTDGDSDGLTNLHEFRFGTHPQDYTSFTRPVTWSNLNNTVKDDAIGSLTKNGGVAGSWDADGVSQVEFVANGVVVFSVKPESDLAVGLSAANVDRHFSTFTHAIKFSPAGAEVYESGVQKVNLGGYGLKTTFSIRRTGQYVEYLKNRKVIYTSSVASSGEVIVDTSLASLVGGIETAHIVTNDLDEDGLPDFWEKVRTPGGYGWDAVLALLPENDDDEDSLTNLQEYEWDTFPFDSDSDNDGLPDGWEVTYGLNPRNSDENQNGVIDGLDDFDRPDGLSNALEYLHGTHPKNHDTDGDGLLDGWEVMHGLDPLDPDQNGNGMIDSEDNFDSDQLLNFQEHLAGTSPWVADTDEDGVPDHEEFYSAFPASMDADGDGLTDTEEIALGSDPNDWRSTPYIQFQVTTPLR